From the genome of Chanodichthys erythropterus isolate Z2021 chromosome 17, ASM2448905v1, whole genome shotgun sequence:
GCTCATCTGCTCTCTTGAGAAGAAACGCTCTGAGATTAAAGAGCAGATCAGAGCTCAGGAGAAGACTGAGATAGATCGAGCAGAGGAACTTCACAAACATCTGGATCAAGAGCTGACAGAACTCAGAAAAAGACAAGCAGAGATTGAGAAACTTCTGATTTCTGATGATCAGGTCATTTTTCTGAAGGTAATGCAAGTCTTTTATTGATCATGCTTGTTATATGTTTTTTAACATATCAGTTGTGTTTCACAAATTatgtttgaactgtttgtctCATTTCAGAGCTgtcagtctgtgtgtgttttacctTCATTTGAAGACGTTCCCAGCTTCACTCAACACACTCATCtgtcttttaaagacatttcaaTCTCAGCGTTTAAGGAGGTTTTGAAGGACGCCTGTCAACAACAAACCGCCAAAATATCTCCAGAAggtctgaatcttttgatgttattttgtcattcatacTTTAAAACCAAAAATTTAACCATACACTTGTTTTGTCCCTACAGTGTCAGATGTTAATGTTACAAAGGCTCTAGAACCAAAGACCCAGAatgattttttgcagtgtaagtTGAACTGAGGCTACTTTAAGgcaaattattaattaataaatatcagtgGTAATGTTCTCTTACAGTGTGACCATTTTTAAATCAAAGTGTACTTtgtataatatttgtttttgttctttccTCGTCCTCAGATTTCTGTGAACTTCACCTGGATCTAAACACAGCAAACAATAAACTCAAACTGTCCGAAAACAACAGGAAAATATCAGGTTCAGATAAAGCTCAGCCGTATCCTGATCACCCGGAGCGATTTGATGTGTTTCCCTACATCTTGTGTCAAAAGGGTTTGCACGGtcgctgttactgggaggtcGAGTACAGTGGGGACATCTGGGCCATAGCAGTTTGTTACAAAAGAATTAGACGTAAAGGAAACCGCAATGACTGTAGACTTGGCTTCAACAAAAAATCATGGAGATTGGGCTATTATCAGCATAATTTCGGTTTCATACATGCTAAAATAAAGCTCTGTATCCCTGCTGCCTCTAGAATAGGAGTGTATCTGGATCACAGagcaggaactctgtccttctacagcgtctctgacACAATGACTCTCCTTCACAGAGTCCAGACCACTTTCACTGAACCCTTATACCCTGCTTTTGGGGTTGGTGCAGGTTCATCTGTCAGGATCATAAAGCAGAGGAGAGTTCAGACAGAccagaaataaatatattgatcAAGTTTCCAATTCAGTTGCTAAACTCCTAACAAGTgtatatatttcaattaaaatgtaatcGGAAGTTGGGATGAACAAAAGGTATAACATTTCTTAAACACCATCAATGAATATAAAAGATGCCTTTGAGACACTCTCAAGTTGAatatagtaaataaatatacagtatacaacCAGGGCCACATTAAGACTACAGGGGGCCCCTGGGCTTTACCTCTTGAGGGGGCCCTTCATCCACCAGAACTATAACCTACATTCACTCAATCTTCTTAATCACAAAGTGCAAGTTATCAGccttttattttgcataaataaaTGCCATTACCAAAACATCTGAACCTATAGGtctgttataaaataaaaatatcactgcatgaaCTACATATTGGCACATAGTCTGAACTATTTGTACAGGCTACTTACAGTACTTAGAACTATTGCTTACATCAACTACATCTCAAATCAGCCTTTTGTTTTGcagaaataaatgcaataaagcTCACTCggttttattatttcatatgaaaatatacaaaaacgTTCCTTTCTGAACGCTTTTTTATCATGCTGAAAATGTAATCAGATCATGGGGGCTAACTTACAAAGGTTTCCTTAAACTTTTTCAGACACAAAAAAGATAAGTTTTAAAAAGCTtctgtgtgacaaggtgtacagctaacaaactaaaaaacccagaaataagtttttatatgctgtcgaccccaaaaaactaatgtttaaggacacaaaagtggacaCAGGCATTGAGACAGAGCacaacgggtcatattactataagaacTACACTGGAGGTGAACGTAATtggcgacaggtgaaataattctttgacatggttaaaaataatgaatggtttATTTTTCTTGGTAtttttgtttagcatatgttgtcgcTGATTACGACCCCCTCCAGTGTATTTCTTATAGTAGGCCtaatatgacccgttgcgctctgtctcaatgcctgtatccacttttgtgtccttaaacattcgttttttggggtcgacagcttagaaaaaacttatttctgggtttttcagtttgttagctgtacaccttgtcacacagcagcttttagacattgttctgttttttgtaataagtcagaaaagacaaggaggcagcctcacgctatacaaagtcaatggagacggaTTGTTTCAGATTATACTAAATGCGCTCTGTTGTCTATTCACTTGCGCGTTGTCTCAAGGACACGCTCACAGTAGGAGGATATCATGAATATTCGCGTAAGCGCCACCCAGTGGAACAGAATATTTCACGGACTGAATTTGTAACACCAGTCTACAGCTTATATCACATGTCGGAAACCAAACAAATGACCATATTTGAATTTCCGGAGGCTTCCTTAGCACTTGATACACGATAGCTGCATCTCATTTCAAAGGCTGcatcctccggaggtcgcatttgaaggctgcatcaTTGAGGCTggctcatttaagaaaaataactgttggattgcaaagtaagaaagaaaatacagcattttgcaCCTCACGAGGAATAACCatcaattttattatggttacttttcttaaaaaagACATCCTtaatgatgtatgcagccttcatgCAACCTCCGGAGGACACAGCCTCTGAAATGCACTCTTAGCctagattttatatttacttaaaaatataattacaatatacttaaaatatttaagtttggttgcattacttataaaatataagtatattctactaatttgtgggtgtatttgaatgtgttaataaatgtaagttaaatgcacttaaattatgaagtttttctcctgaccatgcctcctacacactggtttgcggcaggtaatgacgccattttgtcgtggtgtgtgtgaattcaaggagcagttgga
Proteins encoded in this window:
- the LOC137004982 gene encoding E3 ubiquitin/ISG15 ligase TRIM25-like → MSESAVSQYVDQFSCPVCLDPLKEPVTIPCGHSYCMSCITDCWGQKEQGPPYRCPQCRESFSQRPLLKKNTLIAEMMETLQKTSLQTAAVECDVCTTEKNRAVKSCLQCLASFCQTHLQLHYESPAFMKHKLVEASRNIQENICLSHGKLLEIYCQDDHQCICCLCTDNHKGHSVVSVDSEWTSKKKELKEIKVACQKLIQERERGQRELSEAVKLLKSSALETMEDIEKVFTELICSLEKKRSEIKEQIRAQEKTEIDRAEELHKHLDQELTELRKRQAEIEKLLISDDQVIFLKSCQSVCVLPSFEDVPSFTQHTHLSFKDISISAFKEVLKDACQQQTAKISPEVSDVNVTKALEPKTQNDFLQYFCELHLDLNTANNKLKLSENNRKISGSDKAQPYPDHPERFDVFPYILCQKGLHGRCYWEVEYSGDIWAIAVCYKRIRRKGNRNDCRLGFNKKSWRLGYYQHNFGFIHAKIKLCIPAASRIGVYLDHRAGTLSFYSVSDTMTLLHRVQTTFTEPLYPAFGVGAGSSVRIIKQRRVQTDQK